CTTCAGTTGGCCCGGGCGGGACAGATCGACCTGCCTCCCATCCGGGTCAGGATCGTCAATCCTTTGGTGCATCGCAAGAAGCCTTCCCGGGTAGAGATAGACCAGACGCCCATAGAAGGGAAATTGTCGGATCTTGGTCCCATCGAGTTCCGTCAGGTCCGGCGGACGGATGCGGAGGCCCTGTTCAACAGTTTGATCGAGGAGCATCATTATCTTGGTTATTGCCAACCTGTAGGGGAGCAGCTCAAGTATATCGTTTTTGCCAAGGAAAGACCGATTGCCTGTCTGGCCTGGTCATCGGCTCCCCGTCACATCGGCGATCGCGACCGTTTTATCGGCTGGACGAAAACATTCCGGGAGAAGAATCTATCTCTTATCGCCTGCAACACCCGGTTTCTCATCCTGCCCTGGGTTCGGGTTTCCTGCCTGGCTTCCCACATCCTGGGAAAGATGGTAAAGGTCCTGCCCAAGGATTGGGAGAGACTCTATCATCATCCCCTCTATTATCTTGAAACTTTTGTCGATCAGGAGCGTTTTCATGGTACCTGCTACCGGGCGGCCAACTGGCTCTATATCGGTCGGACCACAGGTCGGGGGAAGAATGATCAGACCGGCAAGGCGAACCGTTCCCTCAAGGATGTTCTGGGCTATCCTCTGTCCAGGGCTTTCCGCGATCATCTTTGCGGAGGTCAGGCATGAAGACTCCGAAGGTGGTCGAGCTGAAGCCGGCGGATGTGCAAGCCCTCCTTATGCGGGTGGAAAAGGGGGCCCTGCAGGAAGGCGATTATGAGATCATCAAGTCCATTGTGGAGACCCTCGCCTGTCTCAGCCAGGCGGTGGATGAGAAGGCCACGGCGATCAAACGTCTGTTGCGGGTGATCTTTGGCGCCAAGACAGAGACGCGCGAGAAGCTCTTCAAGATCGGAAGCAACCCGAAAGAGGAATCTGAACCGGAGAAGCAACCGGGTCACGGCAGAAACGGTGTGGATGCTTACAAAAAAGCCGAGCGGATCAAAGTGTCCATCCAGGATCTGAAGGCCGGCGAACCATGCCGGGAATGTCCCAAGGGGAGACTTTATCCGGTCAAGAAGGCTGGGACCCTGGTGCGGTTCGTGGGTATGGCCCCTCTGGCCGCGAAAATCTATGAGTTGGAGAAGCTGCGCTGCAACCTCTGCGGCGAGGTCTTTACGGCCCAGCCCCCGAACAACGTCGGTTCCGACAAGTATGACGAAACCGCCGGGGCCATGATTGCCATACTGAAGTATGGCAGCGGCGTTCCTTTCTACCGGATCGAGAAGCTTCAGGAAAGCATGGGGATACCGCTGCCGGCGTCAACCCAGTGGGATATAGTAGAGAATGCCGCCAACTGGGGCACTCACCCCGCCTATCGAGAACTGATCCGTCAGGCCGCCCAGGGCAATGTCATCCATAACGACGATACCCCCATGAAGATCCTGGAGTTGCTAAAAGAGATCAATGAGAAATCGTCTCGAACAGGGATGTTTACCACCGGCATGATGTCAATCGTAGAGGACCGCAAGATCGCCCTGTTCTTTACGGGACAGAAACACGCCGGGGAAAATATGACGGATTTGCTCAAACAACGGCAAGCCGAACTGGATCCGCCGATTCAGATGTGCGACGCCCTCAGCCGCAATGCTTCCAAGGAGTTCGAAACCCTCCTGGCCAACTGCCTGGTCCACGGGCGGCGGAACTTCGTGGACGTGGCGGCAAACTTTCCTGAAGAGACGGCTCATGTCATTGACCAGATCGCGTTGGTTTACAGAAACGATGAGATCGCCAAACAGCAAAACCTCTCACCCCAGGAGCGGCTCCTCTTCCATCAGCGGGAAAGCGCA
This DNA window, taken from Desulfobaccales bacterium, encodes the following:
- a CDS encoding Druantia anti-phage system protein DruA encodes the protein MRYRGRAVTDEEVVFIRQFIAQNSGDSRWMLSRKLCRVWGWVQPNGALRDMVCRGLMLQLARAGQIDLPPIRVRIVNPLVHRKKPSRVEIDQTPIEGKLSDLGPIEFRQVRRTDAEALFNSLIEEHHYLGYCQPVGEQLKYIVFAKERPIACLAWSSAPRHIGDRDRFIGWTKTFREKNLSLIACNTRFLILPWVRVSCLASHILGKMVKVLPKDWERLYHHPLYYLETFVDQERFHGTCYRAANWLYIGRTTGRGKNDQTGKANRSLKDVLGYPLSRAFRDHLCGGQA
- a CDS encoding IS66 family transposase, translating into MKTPKVVELKPADVQALLMRVEKGALQEGDYEIIKSIVETLACLSQAVDEKATAIKRLLRVIFGAKTETREKLFKIGSNPKEESEPEKQPGHGRNGVDAYKKAERIKVSIQDLKAGEPCRECPKGRLYPVKKAGTLVRFVGMAPLAAKIYELEKLRCNLCGEVFTAQPPNNVGSDKYDETAGAMIAILKYGSGVPFYRIEKLQESMGIPLPASTQWDIVENAANWGTHPAYRELIRQAAQGNVIHNDDTPMKILELLKEINEKSSRTGMFTTGMMSIVEDRKIALFFTGQKHAGENMTDLLKQRQAELDPPIQMCDALSRNASKEFETLLANCLVHGRRNFVDVAANFPEETAHVIDQIALVYRNDEIAKQQNLSPQERLLFHQRESAPVMKNLKQWLSEQLHQKKTEPNSGLGKAIAYMLKHWDPLTLFLRVPGAPLDNNICEQTLKKAILHRKNSLFYKTEHGAFIGDMFMSLIHTCNLEGVNPFDYLVALQKHSSEVFKNPRNWMPWNYQTGIPVNDS